A portion of the Chelonia mydas isolate rCheMyd1 chromosome 23, rCheMyd1.pri.v2, whole genome shotgun sequence genome contains these proteins:
- the LOC102945897 gene encoding sulfotransferase 2B1 isoform X2, producing the protein MAVPGPRSLLYEGMMLPALAHSPESLRYAQLGFQVRDRDIFSVTYPKSGTTWMQELLTLIHSDGDPQLARSVPSWERVPWVEQTTGAGFLENRPCPRLISSHLPCGLFPTSLHGSNAKVIYTVRNPKDVCVSLYYCSKMASFLEFPEDFGEFVELFSAGKGLFGSWFQHVKGWLGLRDRLNFLLLTYEEMHQGSRATGRGISRWHRARHLTSSTRSKCRTWTSDSHGKRPEGSPPPSSGQLQSVGTPRSMCVGT; encoded by the exons aTGGCCGTCCCCGGCCCGCGCTCGCTGCTGTACGAGGGGATGATGCTCCCGGCCCTGGCGCACAGCCCGGAGAGCCTGAGGTACGCTCAGCTCGGCTTCCAGGTGCGAGACAGAGACATCTTCAGTGTCACATACCCCAAATCGG GCACCACCTGGATGCAGGAGCTGCTGACCCTCATCCACAGCGACGGAGACCCCCAGCTGGCGCGGTCGGTGCCCTCCTGGGAGCGGGTGCCCTGGGTTGAGCAGACCACGGGAGCTGGGTTCCTGGAGAACCGGCCCTGTCCGCGGCTCATCTCATCCCATCTGCCCTGCGGCCTCTTTCCGACCTCCCTCCACGGCTCCAACGCCAAG gtGATCTATACTGTGAGGAACCCCAAGGAcgtctgtgtctctctctattATTGCTCTAAAATGGCCTCGTTCCTGGAGTTCCCGGAAGATTTTGGGGAATTTGTGGAGCTCTTCAGCGCAGGCAAAG GGCTGTTCGGCTCCTGGTTCCAGCACGTCAAGGGCTGGCTGGGCCTTAGGGACCGGCTCAACTTCCTCctcctgacctatgaggaaatgcATCAG GGGTCCCGGGCGACTGGAAGGGGCATTTCACGGTGGCACAGAGCCAGgcatttgaccagctctaccagGAGCAAATGCAGGACGTGGACGTCCGATTCCCATGGGAAGAGGCCTGAGGGGTCACCGCCCCCCTCCTCCGGACAGCTACAGTCTGTGGGGACCCCTAGATCCATGTGTGTGGGCACTTGA
- the LOC102945897 gene encoding sulfotransferase 2B1 isoform X3 yields the protein MQELLTLIHSDGDPQLARSVPSWERVPWVEQTTGAGFLENRPCPRLISSHLPCGLFPTSLHGSNAKVIYTVRNPKDVCVSLYYCSKMASFLEFPEDFGEFVELFSAGKGLFGSWFQHVKGWLGLRDRLNFLLLTYEEMHQDLRGSVERICQFLGKPLAARALDGVVENASFQAMKQNKMCNYSLVPENIMDQRISPFLRKGVPGDWKGHFTVAQSQAFDQLYQEQMQDVDVRFPWEEA from the exons ATGCAGGAGCTGCTGACCCTCATCCACAGCGACGGAGACCCCCAGCTGGCGCGGTCGGTGCCCTCCTGGGAGCGGGTGCCCTGGGTTGAGCAGACCACGGGAGCTGGGTTCCTGGAGAACCGGCCCTGTCCGCGGCTCATCTCATCCCATCTGCCCTGCGGCCTCTTTCCGACCTCCCTCCACGGCTCCAACGCCAAG gtGATCTATACTGTGAGGAACCCCAAGGAcgtctgtgtctctctctattATTGCTCTAAAATGGCCTCGTTCCTGGAGTTCCCGGAAGATTTTGGGGAATTTGTGGAGCTCTTCAGCGCAGGCAAAG GGCTGTTCGGCTCCTGGTTCCAGCACGTCAAGGGCTGGCTGGGCCTTAGGGACCGGCTCAACTTCCTCctcctgacctatgaggaaatgcATCAG GACCTGCGGGGCAGCGTGGAGCGGATCTGCCAGTTCCTGGGCAAGCCCCTGGCGGCGCGGGCGCTGGACGGGGTGGTGGAGAACGCCTCCTTCCAGGCCATGAAGCAGAACAAGATGTGCAACTACAGCCTGGTGCCGGAGAACATCATGGACCAACGGATCAGCCCCTTCCTGAGGAaag GGGTCCCGGGCGACTGGAAGGGGCATTTCACGGTGGCACAGAGCCAGgcatttgaccagctctaccagGAGCAAATGCAGGACGTGGACGTCCGATTCCCATGGGAAGAGGCCTGA
- the LOC102945897 gene encoding sulfotransferase 2B1 isoform X1, with translation MAVPGPRSLLYEGMMLPALAHSPESLRYAQLGFQVRDRDIFSVTYPKSGTTWMQELLTLIHSDGDPQLARSVPSWERVPWVEQTTGAGFLENRPCPRLISSHLPCGLFPTSLHGSNAKVIYTVRNPKDVCVSLYYCSKMASFLEFPEDFGEFVELFSAGKGLFGSWFQHVKGWLGLRDRLNFLLLTYEEMHQDLRGSVERICQFLGKPLAARALDGVVENASFQAMKQNKMCNYSLVPENIMDQRISPFLRKGVPGDWKGHFTVAQSQAFDQLYQEQMQDVDVRFPWEEA, from the exons aTGGCCGTCCCCGGCCCGCGCTCGCTGCTGTACGAGGGGATGATGCTCCCGGCCCTGGCGCACAGCCCGGAGAGCCTGAGGTACGCTCAGCTCGGCTTCCAGGTGCGAGACAGAGACATCTTCAGTGTCACATACCCCAAATCGG GCACCACCTGGATGCAGGAGCTGCTGACCCTCATCCACAGCGACGGAGACCCCCAGCTGGCGCGGTCGGTGCCCTCCTGGGAGCGGGTGCCCTGGGTTGAGCAGACCACGGGAGCTGGGTTCCTGGAGAACCGGCCCTGTCCGCGGCTCATCTCATCCCATCTGCCCTGCGGCCTCTTTCCGACCTCCCTCCACGGCTCCAACGCCAAG gtGATCTATACTGTGAGGAACCCCAAGGAcgtctgtgtctctctctattATTGCTCTAAAATGGCCTCGTTCCTGGAGTTCCCGGAAGATTTTGGGGAATTTGTGGAGCTCTTCAGCGCAGGCAAAG GGCTGTTCGGCTCCTGGTTCCAGCACGTCAAGGGCTGGCTGGGCCTTAGGGACCGGCTCAACTTCCTCctcctgacctatgaggaaatgcATCAG GACCTGCGGGGCAGCGTGGAGCGGATCTGCCAGTTCCTGGGCAAGCCCCTGGCGGCGCGGGCGCTGGACGGGGTGGTGGAGAACGCCTCCTTCCAGGCCATGAAGCAGAACAAGATGTGCAACTACAGCCTGGTGCCGGAGAACATCATGGACCAACGGATCAGCCCCTTCCTGAGGAaag GGGTCCCGGGCGACTGGAAGGGGCATTTCACGGTGGCACAGAGCCAGgcatttgaccagctctaccagGAGCAAATGCAGGACGTGGACGTCCGATTCCCATGGGAAGAGGCCTGA
- the NTN5 gene encoding netrin-5, translating to MPGIWRGLGVLLSLQLALLGLTSDPCYDASRRPRYCLPEPADLAAGRPVQASATCGRPPQRLCAFRHPGDASSRRCRLCDGADPAAAHPAAYLTDTGGEATCWQSGPVANASLTLALGGRFELLYVALRFCSPRPHSLALYKSTDHGHSWTPFQFFSARCPQAYGLPPASAVSKALEHEAICTAAQTDPTPLVGGLVAFMPLAGRPLARAFEYSPVLQDWVTATDLRVALDRRHRGLGLRGREASYGVSELQVGGRCRCNGHAARCGATGPSGAPQCQCRHHTAGPECETCRAFYCDRPWQRATPSDAHECVACECNRHSHRCRFNMELYKLSGRKSGGVCLSCRHHTAGRHCHYCQPGFKRDLGRPITSRRACKACQCHPIGAVGTMCNQTTGQCQCKMGVTGLTCNRCAQGFQQSRTAHIPCVRVQEVMTTTAAYPLEWNTGTECQTHCNPSHGRIHMNLRKYCKKDYVLHAQLLAMVESGEWWQFTTSVLAVYRQRQVPIRRGEQPLWVPRQDLACGCLRLQIGKAYLVIGNDAESPDPARLVLDRNSLALPWRHVWAHKLRRFQQQNRRGNCRSP from the exons ATGCCTGGCATCTGGCGGGGCCTGGGAGTGCTGCTCTCGCTCCAGCTGGCCCTGCTGGGCCTGACCTCCGACCCCTGCTACGATGCCTCCCGGCGGCCCCGATACTGCCTCCCGGAGCCGGCCGACCTGGCCGCCGGGCGCCCCGTCCAGGCCTCCGCCACCTGCGGCCGCCCCCCGCAGCGCCTGTGTGCCTTCCGCCACCCGGGCGATGCCTCGTCCCGCCGGTGCCGCCTCTGCGACGGGGCCGACCCTGCCGCCGCCCACCCCGCCGCCTACCTGACCGACACGGGTGGCGAGGCCACCTGCTGGCAGTCGGGGCCAGTGGCCAACGCCAGCCTGACCCTGGCCCTGGGGGGCCGCTTCGAGCTGCTCTACGTGGCCCTCCGcttctgctccccccgcccccactccctggccCTCTACAAATCCACAGACCACGGCCACTCCTGGACCCCTTTCCAGTTCTTCTCCGCCCGCTGCCCCCAGGCCTACGGGCTGCCCCCGGCCTCCGCCGTCAGCAAGGCCTTGGAGCATGAGGCCATCTGCACCGCCGCCCAGACGGACCCCACGCCgctggtgggggggctggtaGCCTTCATGCCCCTAGCCGGCCGCCCCTTGGCCCGGGCCTTCGAGTACAGCCCAGTGCTCCAGGACTGGGTGACGGCCACTGACCTGCGGGTGGCCTTGGATCGCAGGCaccgggggctggggctgcggggccgGGAAGCCTCCTATGGGGTGTCGGAGCTGCAGGTCGGGGGCCGGTGCCGGTGCAATGGGCACGCTGCCCGGTGCGGGGCCACTGGGCCCAGCGGCGCCCCCCAGTGCCAGTGCCGCCACCACACGGCCGGCCCTGAGTGCGAGACGTGCAGGGCCTTCTACTGCGACCGGCCCTGGCAGCGCGCCACACCCAGCGATGCTCACGAGTGCGTGG CCTGCGAATGCAACCGCCACTCGCACCGGTGCCGCTTTAACATGGAGCTGTACAAGCTTTCGGGGCGCAAGAGCGGGGGCGTCTGCCTGAGCTGCCGGCACCACACGGCTGGGCGGCACTGCCACTACTGCCAGCCGGGTTTCAAACGCGACCTGGGCCGGCCCATCACCAGCCGCAGGGCCTGCAAGG CCTGCCAGTGCCACCCCATCGGAGCAGTTGGCACCATGTGCAACCAGACCACGGGGCAGTGCCAGTGCAAGATGGGTGTCACCGGGCTCACCTGCAACCGCTGCGCCCAGGGCTTTCAGCAGAGCCGCACTGCCCACATCCCCTGCGTCC gCGTTCAAGAAGTGATGACCACCACGGCTGCCTACCCCTTGGAGTGGAACACAG GCACTGAATGCCAGACTCACTGCAACCCCTCACACGGCCGCATCCACATGAACCTGCGAAAATACTGCAAGAAGGATTACG TGCTGCATGCCCAGCTGCTGGCCATGGTGGAGTCGGGCGAGTGGTGGCAATTCACGACCTCGGTGCTGGCAGTCTATCGGCAGCGCCAGGTGCCCATCCGCCGGGGTGAGCAACCGCTCTGGGTGCCCCGGCAGGACCTGGCCTGCGGCTGCCTGCGCCTCCAAATTGGCAAGGCCTACCTGGTGATCGGGAACGACGCGGAGTCGCCCGACCCGGCGCGCCTGGTGCTGGACAGGAACAGCCTGGCGCTGCCCTGGCGCCATGTCTGGGCCCACAAGCTCCGTCGCTTCCAGCAGCAGAACCGGCGGGGCAACTGCCGGAGCCCCTGA